A genomic window from Prochlorococcus sp. RS04 includes:
- the folP gene encoding dihydropteroate synthase, which translates to MQIINKKNPWPNGWGQKTSIMGVINLTPDSFSDGGELNSSKKVLDQVNHFLSNGVDVIDLGAQSTRPGAEEVGSSIEIKRLIPYLKLIKSEFPDVLISIDTFNSEVAYEALLNGANWINDVTGGRRDIKILDVVSKFNCPFVITHSRGNSQNMNQLSNYQNVLIDVKCSLDNLIKNALEKNISERNIIVDPGIGFSKDINHNLEILRNLDVFKKWDLPILIGASRKRFIGEILNEKNPKERDIGTLAISCLCSQFNIDIVRVHNVKLNYQILKVADSIYRE; encoded by the coding sequence TTGCAAATTATCAATAAGAAAAATCCATGGCCAAATGGCTGGGGTCAAAAAACTTCAATTATGGGAGTTATTAATTTAACTCCTGATTCATTTAGTGATGGTGGGGAATTAAACTCTTCAAAAAAAGTTTTAGATCAAGTAAATCATTTCTTGAGTAATGGTGTTGATGTTATTGATCTTGGCGCTCAAAGTACGAGGCCTGGGGCTGAAGAAGTTGGATCTAGTATAGAAATAAAAAGATTGATCCCATATCTAAAATTAATAAAATCTGAATTTCCAGATGTTTTAATTTCTATTGATACTTTTAATTCAGAAGTGGCTTACGAAGCTCTTTTAAATGGTGCTAATTGGATAAATGATGTCACGGGAGGAAGAAGAGATATAAAAATTTTGGATGTTGTATCAAAATTCAACTGTCCATTCGTAATAACTCATAGTCGTGGTAATAGTCAAAATATGAATCAACTCTCTAATTACCAGAATGTATTGATTGATGTTAAGTGCTCGCTTGATAATTTAATAAAGAATGCTTTAGAAAAAAATATATCTGAAAGGAATATAATAGTTGATCCTGGAATTGGTTTTTCAAAGGATATCAATCATAATTTGGAAATCTTGAGAAACCTAGATGTATTTAAAAAATGGGATTTGCCAATTTTGATAGGTGCATCTAGGAAGAGATTTATAGGAGAAATTTTGAATGAGAAAAATCCAAAAGAAAGGGATATAGGAACACTAGCAATAAGTTGTCTTTGTTCTCAATTTAATATTGACATTGTGAGAGTTCACAACGTAAAACTAAATTATCAAATCCTAAAAGTAGCTGATAGTATTTACAGAGAATAA
- the tpiA gene encoding triose-phosphate isomerase produces the protein MRKSVIAGNWKMHMTCAEAKSFLEEFIPLIKNIKDDRKVIIAPPFTAISTFSNHSDFNYINISSQNIHWEDQGAFTAEISPKMLLEHGVSYAIVGHSEPRKYFSESDEQINKRAVFAQSSGLTPIVCVGETLEQRERGEADRVITRQVEQGLENTDPSNLIVAYEPIWAIGTGKTCEAEDANKICSLIRKLIGFDDVIIQYGGSVKPNNIDEIMSMSDIDGVLVGGASLDPNSFARIANYQ, from the coding sequence TTGAGAAAATCTGTAATTGCTGGTAATTGGAAAATGCACATGACTTGTGCTGAAGCTAAATCCTTTTTAGAAGAGTTTATTCCTTTAATTAAAAACATAAAAGACGATCGAAAAGTAATCATTGCTCCACCTTTTACAGCTATTTCAACCTTTTCTAATCATTCTGATTTTAATTATATAAATATTTCTAGTCAAAATATTCATTGGGAAGATCAAGGAGCATTTACTGCAGAAATATCTCCAAAAATGCTTCTTGAACATGGTGTCTCATATGCAATCGTTGGACATAGTGAACCAAGGAAATACTTTAGTGAAAGTGATGAACAAATTAATAAAAGAGCAGTTTTTGCTCAGTCTAGTGGACTTACTCCAATAGTTTGTGTAGGAGAAACATTAGAACAAAGGGAGAGAGGAGAAGCTGATAGGGTTATTACTAGACAGGTTGAACAAGGATTAGAAAATACAGATCCATCTAATTTAATTGTTGCCTATGAACCAATATGGGCTATTGGCACTGGTAAAACATGTGAGGCTGAAGATGCTAATAAGATATGTTCTTTGATTCGTAAATTAATAGGTTTTGATGATGTAATTATTCAATATGGAGGATCTGTTAAACCTAATAATATTGACGAAATCATGTCAATGAGTGATATAGATGGGGTTTTAGTTGGAGGGGCTTCATTAGATCCAAATAGTTTTGCGAGAATTGCAAATTATCAATAA
- a CDS encoding RNA-binding S4 domain-containing protein — MKLDQFLKWKNLVSSGGEAKIFIKSGSVKVNGVIETRRGRKLNKGDKVIFLKNELIFE, encoded by the coding sequence ATGAAATTGGATCAATTCTTAAAATGGAAAAATTTGGTATCTTCTGGTGGTGAAGCAAAAATTTTTATTAAATCCGGCTCTGTTAAGGTTAATGGCGTAATTGAGACTAGGAGAGGAAGGAAGTTAAACAAGGGAGATAAAGTAATATTTCTAAAAAATGAATTAATTTTTGAATAG